A window of the Nisaea acidiphila genome harbors these coding sequences:
- a CDS encoding transporter substrate-binding domain-containing protein, translated as MKKVLALSAAMLMASASIATAAQCTNDTWKKVMSRGKMVVGVKADYKPWGFRDESGNLVGMEIDMAKAAADAMGVEVELVPVQSSNRMQFLEQGKIDLMIATMSDRPDRRKIVGIVQPNYYTSGTNVMSPKALGLTKWEDLRDKPVCGKQGAFYNKIVTERYGAKVIAFTGNAEAKQALRDKKCIAWVYDDSSIGSDLSSGNWDDFEMPLSSEDDNPWGLAVPLAEKDCVFGNFMSGLSYNWLQNGQLIEWEKKWGIKATSFLADKKERFKDWLDK; from the coding sequence ATGAAGAAAGTTCTCGCGCTTTCGGCCGCGATGCTTATGGCTTCGGCCAGCATCGCAACGGCCGCGCAATGCACCAACGACACCTGGAAGAAGGTCATGAGCCGCGGCAAGATGGTCGTCGGCGTCAAGGCCGACTACAAGCCGTGGGGCTTCCGGGACGAGTCCGGCAATCTCGTCGGCATGGAAATCGACATGGCGAAGGCTGCCGCGGACGCGATGGGCGTCGAGGTCGAGCTGGTGCCGGTACAGTCCTCGAACCGCATGCAGTTTCTTGAGCAGGGCAAGATCGACCTGATGATCGCGACCATGTCCGACCGTCCGGACCGTCGCAAGATCGTCGGCATCGTGCAGCCCAACTACTACACCTCCGGAACCAACGTCATGTCGCCGAAGGCGCTCGGTCTGACCAAGTGGGAAGATCTCCGCGACAAGCCGGTCTGCGGCAAGCAGGGCGCGTTCTACAACAAGATCGTGACCGAGCGGTACGGTGCCAAGGTCATCGCCTTCACCGGCAACGCCGAAGCCAAGCAAGCCCTCCGCGACAAGAAGTGTATCGCATGGGTCTATGACGATTCCTCGATCGGTTCCGATCTCTCCTCGGGAAATTGGGACGATTTCGAGATGCCGCTCAGCTCCGAGGACGACAATCCCTGGGGCCTCGCTGTGCCGCTTGCCGAGAAGGATTGCGTCTTCGGCAATTTCATGTCCGGCCTCAGCTACAACTGGCTGCAGAACGGCCAGCTGATCGAGTGGGAAAAGAAGTGGGGCATCAAG